The following coding sequences lie in one Cherax quadricarinatus isolate ZL_2023a chromosome 6, ASM3850222v1, whole genome shotgun sequence genomic window:
- the LOC128693709 gene encoding keratin-associated protein 19-9b-like codes for MQVLIIILLLGVAAAKPNPVAYPDPKAGFGGLGLGYGLGGYGLGGHGYGLGGLGYGLGGIGRGGYGFGYGPRLIGGFYG; via the exons ATGCAGGTTCTG ATCATTATCCTGCTACTGGGTGTCGCAGCAGCAAAACCTAACCCTGTTGCATATCCTGACCCAAAAGCTGGTTTCGGTGGACTTGGTCTTGGCTACGGTCTTGGAGGGTACGGTCTGGGAGGTCATGGCTATGGCTTGGGAGGCCTTGGTTACGGTCTCGGGGGCATCGGTCGCGGTGGTTATGGCTTCGGCTACGGACCTCGTCTCATAGGCGGCTTCTACGGATAA